A segment of the Collimonas fungivorans genome:
GCCAGCCCGGCGTGACTCGCCGGTACCCGCGCCCGCCTGGCTTTCCGGCCAAGCAAGTGATACACCACAACGCCCGCCAACAGCACGCCCGCCACGACTTGCAGCGCGCTGCGATCCATACCCAGCCCAAGCGCTACCGCAGCAGCCACCAGCGCGACCGATACGGCGTGCCCGGCCGCAATCGGTGCCAGGGCCCGCAGCGCCTGCATCCGGTCGCCCGACCGCACGCCCCAGGCGACGGCAAACATCCAGCCGGTGGCGGGGTTCAGCCCGTGCAGGGCGCCGACTCCTGCCACCGCCAGCCATGGCCAAAGATTTGACATGATGCGCTGGGATAGCTCACGTTTCAGGTATGCGCGCAGCAGGAAGAAGCGGCCGCCGGTCCCGGTTCATAGCGGTCATGGTGACGCACCCACTCCATCTTGTGCGGTACGTCGCGCTCGCCGCGTCCCTCGGGCGTAAGGTCCATCATGTTGTACGCGCCCATCATCACTTCCACGCCGCGGCCATAGGTTGAGTAGGTGTGGAAAATGTCGCCGGCGTCGTCCTTGTAGAACACGCTGACGCCGGGCGCCTCTTCGTGCGGGAAGGATTGCGTGACGTAGTTGTAGCTGACCTCGCCCTTGGCCCGTTCTTCCGGCGTGAAGCTGATGTTGAAGTCGTAGTTGAAATCGCTGCCGTGCGAGGACGCCCAGCGGAACTGCCAGCCCATGCGCTGGCGGAAGCGTGCGATCTCAGCCAGCGGCGCGCGCGAAATGGCGATTAGCGTGATGTCGCGCTGCGCCAGGTGGACGTTCATGCCGTCCGTATGGTCGGCCATGAATGAGCAGCTCGGGCAACCCTCTTCCCATCCCGGGCCGAGCATGAAGTGCTGCACCAACAGCTGACGGCGGCCGTCGAACAGTTCGGACAGCGTGCGCCGGCCTTCGGTGGTGTCAAACACGTAATCCTTCTCGACGCGCTCCCATGGTAGCGCGCGGCGTTCACGGGCCACCTGGTCATGCAGGCGCATCAATTCCTTTTCGCGCGCCAGCAGCGTCTTGCGCTCGCTCAGCCAGCGCTCGCTGGAGACGACGGGATGATTCTTTATTTCGGAAATAGTGGTGTTCATGATCTGCTCCTATTGATACTTCCTTAAATGATGACAACTCTTGTCCATCCATCACTCGTAGGGTGGGCACTTGTGCCCACGCGGAAATGGCGGGACGCGCAGTCCGGGATGGATAGCCAGGGGCGGCACAGCGTGGGCACAGGTGCCCACCCTACAAACGGTTCAGCCAGCTGCCGGCTGTTCGCGGCGCAGCGCTGCTTGCACGGCTGGGCGGGTCGCGATGCGTTCCTGGAACGCCTGCAAGTGCGGGAACGGCGCCAGGTCGAGGTTGACGAACGCCGCCCAGCGCGTCACCACAAACAGATAAGCATCGGCGATGCTGAATTGTTCACCCAGCAGGAATGGCGTGAAGCCAAGCGTGGCGTCGATCAGCGCATAGTGCTTGCGCAGATGGGCCATGCGTCCGGCGCGCATTTCATCGCTGGTCTCTGGGTAGAACAAGGGCAGGTAGCCCTGGTGCAGCTCTGAATTGATGTAGCCCAGCATTTCCTGCAGGCGGTAGCGTGCCATGCTGCCGTTGGCGGGCGCCAGCTGTGCTTCGGGTTTCAGGTCGGCCAGGCATTGCACCACTGCCGGGCCTTCGGTCAGCACACGGCCGTCGTCCAGCTGCAGTGCCGGCACATAGCCTTTGGGATTGATGGCGAGATAATCGTCGCCGTGTTCAGTGCGTTTGGTCTTGCTGTCGACCTTCACCAGTTCGATAGTCAGGCCGAGCTCGTTGGCGACAATGTGCGGCGACAGCGAACAGGCGGATGGAATGTAGTACAGCTTCATGGTCATGCTCCTTGGATTGGGGTTGTTCAGGACAGTGCCTGAATGCGATGGGCGTACGGGGTCCCTCGGCTATGCCGAAGAGGTAGTCCTGCCCAACGTGCTACTGCGGTGATTGTTAGCTGGCTGCTTTCGGACGCCGCACGGCGCGCACCTTGCCGCTGCCGCCGCCGCCACAGTAAAACAGGCCGGCGCCGTC
Coding sequences within it:
- a CDS encoding DUF899 domain-containing protein, which encodes MNTTISEIKNHPVVSSERWLSERKTLLAREKELMRLHDQVARERRALPWERVEKDYVFDTTEGRRTLSELFDGRRQLLVQHFMLGPGWEEGCPSCSFMADHTDGMNVHLAQRDITLIAISRAPLAEIARFRQRMGWQFRWASSHGSDFNYDFNISFTPEERAKGEVSYNYVTQSFPHEEAPGVSVFYKDDAGDIFHTYSTYGRGVEVMMGAYNMMDLTPEGRGERDVPHKMEWVRHHDRYEPGPAAASSCCAHT
- the gstA gene encoding glutathione transferase GstA, which produces MKLYYIPSACSLSPHIVANELGLTIELVKVDSKTKRTEHGDDYLAINPKGYVPALQLDDGRVLTEGPAVVQCLADLKPEAQLAPANGSMARYRLQEMLGYINSELHQGYLPLFYPETSDEMRAGRMAHLRKHYALIDATLGFTPFLLGEQFSIADAYLFVVTRWAAFVNLDLAPFPHLQAFQERIATRPAVQAALRREQPAAG